A window of Tatumella citrea genomic DNA:
TGTCGGGCAGTATTAACCGCGTGATCCGTCCTAAACTGAAACTGCATTAATTGTTGCCTGTAGCCCCGGGCAAAAGCACCGGGGCTTTTTAAGAAGCCTCTCAAAATTATCCTCTGCGGACGCTGTCACCGCGTTTTTTCCATTTGTCTGATAGTCTCAGAAATCTGATTCTGCGAAACTGCCGACCATCAGGCGAGGCACGCACGCCTTCAGTAGCATACTGATAGTTAAATGAATTTCATGCGTGGTTATCAGATAAGTCAGGAGGAGCCCTGTGAATAAATCAATGGTCGCAGGTATCGGTATCGGCGTTGCAGCAGCGCTGGGAGTAGCTTCGGTTGCAGGAGTGACTGCATTTCACCGTGGACCAGAGTATGCCCAGGTTGTGTCAGCAGTCCCTATCCGGGAAGTTATCAAAAATCCACGTCAGGAATGCCGTGATATTCAGGTCGTCCATCGTCGGCCAGTTCAGGACGAAAATCGTCTGACCGGCTCAATCCTTGGGGCCGTGGCGGGTGGGGTACTGGGCCATCAGTTTGGTGGAGGGCGTGGCCGGAGCCTGGCGACAGTCGCCGGGGCAGTGGCAGGTGGTTATGCCGGTAATCAGGCTCAGGCAGGGTTGCAAAATCGCGATACTTACACCACGACACGCCAGCAGTGCCGTACCATCTATGATAAACAGGAAAAAACCCTGGGCTATGATGTCACCTATAAAATTGGTGATCAGCAGGGCAAAGTCCGGATGGACAATGCACCTGGCCCACGTATTCCGCTGGATAATAACGGCCAGCTGATCATTAACTCTGCCCGCAGCTAAACTATTCAGCCGGTTTCCCCCGCAGCGGCGGGGGCGGCTATGTTACAGACGGTGCTCCTGCATCTGTTGCAGCAACTGTGTTACCCATTCCATCCGCTGTTTTCTCTCTGCCAGATCAAACGTGAAACGTAATTTAACCGGACCTTCCAGTTTCCAGTGCTGTGGTGCACTTTGCAGTAAACCGATTAGCCAGCCAGGATCAACATGATTTTTCTCGGAAAACTCGATGTAGCCACCTTTATCACTGGCCTCAATTTTGCGGATGCCGATAGTCACCGCCTGCTGACGCAACAGAGCGATATCCAGCAGATTGCGTGCCGGATCAGGAAGTAAACCGAAGCGATCGATAAGCTCAATTTTCAGATCCTGAATTTCACTGTCGCTGGCGGCACTGGCAATTCGCTTATAGAACGACAAGCGGGTGTTTACATCCGGAATAAAATCTTCCGGTAGCAGGGCAGGCATACGCAGTTCTACTTCGGTCTGCTGGCTGGTTAAATCCTCCAGCGATGGTTCACGACCGGCTTTCAGCGCTTCGACCGCATTCTCCAGCAACTCCATGTACAGTGTGAAGCCCAGGGTTTCCATCTGACCACTCTGGTCTTCTCCCAGTAATTCCCCGGCACCGCGAATTTCCAGGTCGTGAGTCGCCAGTGCAAACCCCGCGCCCAGGTCCTCAAGAGAAGCAATGGCTTCCAGGCGTTTTGCCGCGTCACTGGTCATCGCTTTTGGATGCGGGGTTAACAGCCATGCATAAGCCTGGTGATGAGACCGTCCGACCCTTCCGCGCAGCTGGTGCAACTGGGCCAGCCCGAAATGGTCGGCGCGTTCAATAATGATGGTATTAGCACTGGGGATATCGATCCCGGTTTCAATAATGGTGGTACAAACCAGGACATTGAAGCGTTGATGATGAAAATCATTCATCACCCGTTCCAGTTCCCGCTCCCGCATCTGACCATGCCCAATGCCAACCCGTGCCTCTGGTACCAGCGCCGACAGTCGTTCAGCAGCTTTGTTGATGTTCTCTACATCGTTGTACAGGTAATACACCTGACCACCACGCAGAATCTCCCTGAGAATTGCTTCGCGCACCACCAGTTCATCATATTCGCGAACGAAAGTTTTAACCGCCAGACGCCGGGCCGGAGGCGTGGCAATAATCGACAGATCACGCATTCCGCTCATTGCCATATTCAGGGTTCTGGGGATTGGTGTTGCGGTAAGCGTCAGAATATCTACATCAGCGCGCATCGCTTTAATCCGTTCTTTGTGCCGGACCCCAAAGCGGTGTTCTTCATCGACAATCAGCAGGCCGAGATCGTGCCACTGCAAATCACTCATCAGCAATTTATGAGTGCCAATCAGAATATCAATTTTGCCTTCGCTGGCTTGTTGCAATATCTGGGTTTGCTCTTTGGTAGTACGAAAACGGGATAACATTTCGATACGGATCGGCCAGTCGGCAAACCGGTCGCGGAAATTGTCAAAATGCTGCTGAGCCAGCAGGGTAGTCGGAACCAGCACCGCCACCTGTTTATGGTTTTCCACCGCGAGGAATGCCGCGCGCATTGCCACTTCGGTTTTACCAAAGCCGACATCACCACACACCAGCCGGTCCATTGCCAGTGGCTGACACATATCACTCAGCACAGCATTGATCGCCTGAGCCTGATCTGTTGTGGTTTCATACGGGAAGCTGTCACAGAATTTCTGATACATTTCCCGGTTGTGCTTAAATGCATAGCCACTTTTAGCGGCGCGCTGGGCGTAGATATCCAGCAACTCAGCAGCGACATCACGGACTTTCTCTGCGGCTTTTTGTCGGGCACGGCTCCAGCTGTCACTGCCCAGCCGGTGTAATGGCGCATTTTCATCCGCGCCACCGGCATAGCGACTAATCATGTGCAGGGATGAAACAGGCACGTACAGGCTGGCATCCCCGGCATAGGTCAGCATCAGATACTCTGCGGTAACCCCGCCGGTTTCCAGTGTGGTCAACCCGGCGTAACGGCCGACACCATGTTCCAGATACACAACCGGCTGTCCCGGATGGAGTTCTGCCAGGTTACGGATCAGTACATCCGGATTGATGGTTTTGCGGTTGTCCTGACGACGCCGTACCACCCGTTCACCTAACAAATCCGTTTCGGTAATAACGGCCCGTTGCCGCGCATGGTCGATAAATCCGGTTTCAGCCGGACCGATCATCAGATAGTGGCCGGGTTTATCCGCATCAGCCAGTCGGTTGATTTCTTTAGGACGGATTTTAACTTTGCTCAACTGCTCCTGTAGCCGTTCGCGTCGCCCCTGACTTTCTGCCGAGAATATAATGGCACCACTGAAAGACTCAGTGAATTTTCGCAACGCTTCCAGCGGGCTTTTGGCTTGTGCCTGCAGGCTGATTTCCGGTAACGGGCTATAGTCCAGGTTAGTATTAGCGGCTTTGTCTGTCAGTGTCGCGGCAGATAAGCGAACCAGCGGCCACTGTTTCAGCGTTGACATCAGTGCATCCGGGCGTAGCCACAGCCTGTCAGGGGGTAGCAATGGTCGTAACGGATCAACTTTGCGGTTTTCATAGCGCTGTTCGGTATCCTGCCAGAAACGCTCGCTGCCTGCCTGCAGGTCACTGCTGCTCAGCAACAAGGTATTGGCTGGCAGATAATCGAATAATGGCTGTAAATCACCGGAAAAAAACAGTGGCTGCCAATATTCAATTCCTACCGGCAAACTGCCTTTGCTGACCTGCTGGTAGATATGGCCTGCATCGCGCAGGACATCAAAATGCTCGCGCCACTGGCTACGAAACAGTTCAATAGACTGTTTATCGGTAGGGAATTCGTGAGCCGGAAGTAGATTTATTGCTTCTACTTCATCCAGGGTCCGCTGACTGTCAACATCAAACAACCTCAGGCTGTCGATTTCATCGTCAAAAAAGTCAATCCGGAAGGGCTGTTCGCTGCCCATCGGGAACAGATCGAGCAGGGCTCCACGGATGGCGTATTCGCCATGCTCCATCACCTGGTCAACATGCCGGTAACCGGCCTGGTCCAGCTGTTCCCGCAGTAAATCCCGCGACATTTTCTGGCCGCTTTTCATGACCAGTGCATGGCCCTGCAGGAACTGATGCGGGCATACCCGTTGCATCAGGGTATTCACCGGCAGGATCAGAACGCCTCTGTCCATAGTGGGCAGATGATAGAGCGTGGATAAACGTGCGGAAATGATGTCCTGATGTGGTGAAAAGCTGTCATAGGGGAGAGTTTCCCAGTCAGGCAAATGGCTGACCGGCAGAGCGGTAAACTGGCGAATCTCATCCTGTAAATGCAAAGCTGCCTGCATATCACTGGTGATCAGAAGTAACGGACCGGGATGACGTTCTGCGATGTCTGCGCACTCTGCGGCAAGGGCTGCACCTGTCAGCTGGCCAAGTTGACGGTGGTCACCGGCTTTGACTGGCAGGGAGTAATTTGTCTTATCTGACATGGGGATAATTATTCTCTCCAAAATTTCCAGGCAGCTATAATTTCACATAAACACATATGATTCATCTGCCTTGATGCATTTTCCGTTGAATAAGCGACAAAACCGCAAATGCCAGGTTCAGAGCAGGGAGCCGCTGCTTAACTGTCGGAAAAATGAACGAACCCGGGCGCTTTTTAGCTTTATCTGCGGATAATCAGATAACTTTACCTTTCAAACCGGGGGACAGAGGTTTTCATAACCGGCTGGCTCCTTTATCATCCACATACTGAATTTCAGGCAACCGTCCGGGACGGATTTAATGTACCAACCCGTAGCTCTGTTTATTGGTCTGCGTTATATGCGTGGACGTGCATCCGACCGCTTTGGTCGTTTTGTTTCCTGGCTATCCGCCATAGGTATCACTCTGGGAGTCCTGGCGCTGGTCACGGTACTGTCGGTGATGAACGGTTTTGAACGCCAGCTGGAAGGAAATATTCTGGGGCTGATGCCTCAGGCTTTGATCACCAGTGACAGCGGCAGTATTAATCCACAACAAATCCCCGCGTCTGGTCTGGGACTGCAGGGGGTTTCACGTATAGCCCCTCTGACCACGGCTGATGTGGTACTGCAAAGTGCCAGCAGTGTAGCGGTCGGTGTTATGTTGGGCATTAATCCGGATGAACAGGACCCGCTGTTACCTTATCTGGTTAACGGTTCTGCCAGCCAGTTACAGCCAGGTAGTTATCACGTCATTCTTGGTGAGCAGCTGGCCAGCCAGTTGGGTATTCACACCGGCGATACTTTGCGTTTAATGGTTCCTTCCATCAGCCAGTTTACCCCGGTTGGCAGGGTGCCCAGTGAACGTATCTTTACTGTGGTCGGAACCTATGCTGCTGACAGTGAAGTTGACAGCTATCAGATTCTGGTCAACCAACAGGACGCTTCACGGGTAATGCATTATCCGCTGGGTAACATTACCGGCTGGAGGTTATGGCTCAACCATCCGCTGGATGTGGACAGCCTCAGCCAGCAGACACTGGCTCCAGGGCTGCAATGGAAAGACTGGCGGGAACGCAAAGGTGATCTGTTCCAGGCCGTCCGGATGGAAAAAAATATGATGGGACTGTTACTGAGCCTGATAGTGGCAGTCGCCGCCTTTAATATTGTGACCTCTCTTGGCCTGTTGATTATGGAAAAACAGGGTGAAGTCGCGATTCTGCAAACCCAGGGGTTAACCCGCGGGCAAATTATGAGCGTCTTTATGGTACAGGGCGCCAGTGCCGGGATCGCAGGAGCATTATTAGGTACTCTGGGCGGCGTGCTGCTGGCCAGCCAGCTTAACCATCTGTTGCCGGTCCTGGGGCTGTTTCTGGATGGTGCCGCGCTGCCGGTCGATATCAATCCGACTCAGGTCGTTGCCATTGCGGTGACCGCAATGATTGTTGCATTACTGGCGACACTTTATCCTTCATGGCGCGCTGCCGCCGTACAACCCGCCGAGGCATTACGTTATGAATAACCCGTTACTTTTGCAATGTGATCAGTTATGCAAACGCTATCAGGAAGGTAACCTGCAGACCGATGTATTGCGAAATGTCTCGTTTACCCTGCAACCAGGTGAAATGACGGCGATTGTTGGTAGTTCAGGTTCGGGTAAAAGTACCCTGTTGCACCTGTTGGGAGGGCTGGACTCGCCTACCTCCGGGGATGTGCTGTTTAAAGGGCAGTCACTGAATCAGATGTCGTCGTCGGCCAAAGCTGAACTGCGTAACCGCGAACTGGGATTTATTTATCAGTTCCATCATCTGCTTCCTGATTTTACGGCACTGGAAAATGTGGCCATGCCGCTGTTAATTGGCAAAAAGAACAGCAGTGAAGCTCTGCAACGTGCCACTGAAATGTTGGCAGCGGTAGGGCTGGAAAAGCGTGCCAGCCATCGTCCTTCTGAATTATCCGGTGGAGAGCGCCAACGGGTAGCGATTGCCCGCGCGCTGGTCAACCGGCCAAGTCTGGTAATGGCTGATGAACCTACCGGCAACCTGGATGCCCGTAATGCAGATGCTATTTTCCAGTTGCTGGGTGAACTGAACCAGATGCAGGGTACGGCATTCCTGGTGGTGACTCATGATCTGGCACTGGCCAGACGCCTGAATCGCCAGATGGAAATGCGTGACGGGCAGTTAACGGCGGAAGTTACCCTGACAGGAGCGATGTAATGATTCGTCCGTTATCCCTGCAGCTGGCATTACGCTTCAGCCGCGGGCGTCGTCGTGGCGGCATGGTTTCGCTGATATCGGTGATTTCGACGGTCGGTATTGCCCTTGGAGTGGCGGTCCTGATTATCGGGCTAAGTGCAATGAACGGCTTCGAGCGTCAGCTGAATGAACGTATTCTGAGTGTTGTACCTCACGGCGAGATAGAGCCGGTGCATCAGCCATTCAGCCAGTGGCAACAGCTGATTGCCCCGATTGAACAGGTCCCTGGCATTGCAGCGGCTGCGCCTTATATTAACTTCACCGGGCTGGTGGAGAGTGCCAGTAAATTGCAGGCTCTGACGGTGCGTGGTGTCGATCCACAACAGGAACCGCGACTCAGTGCCTTACCTAAGTTTGTACAGGGTAATGCGTGGGCAGGGTTCAGTGCCGGTAAACAGCAAATCATTCTGGGGGGAGGGATTGCTAATAGTCTGTCGGTGAAAGCCGGTGACTGGATCACCATTATGATCCCCAATAGTGACGGTCAGAACCATCTGCTGCAGCCCAAACGTATCCGTTTGCAGGTGGAAGGTATTCTGCAACTGAGTGGCATGCTGGATCACAGCCTGGCACTGGTGCCGCTGGCCGATGCTCAGCAGTATCTGGATATGGGCGACAGCGTGACCGGGATTGCGTTGAAAATGAACGATCCGTTCCAGGCGGTGAAAGTTGTCAGGGCTGCCGGGGAAGTGACCCATAGTTACGTGTATATCCGTAACTGGATCAGTACTTA
This region includes:
- a CDS encoding glycine zipper 2TM domain-containing protein yields the protein MNKSMVAGIGIGVAAALGVASVAGVTAFHRGPEYAQVVSAVPIREVIKNPRQECRDIQVVHRRPVQDENRLTGSILGAVAGGVLGHQFGGGRGRSLATVAGAVAGGYAGNQAQAGLQNRDTYTTTRQQCRTIYDKQEKTLGYDVTYKIGDQQGKVRMDNAPGPRIPLDNNGQLIINSARS
- the mfd gene encoding transcription-repair coupling factor, which produces MSDKTNYSLPVKAGDHRQLGQLTGAALAAECADIAERHPGPLLLITSDMQAALHLQDEIRQFTALPVSHLPDWETLPYDSFSPHQDIISARLSTLYHLPTMDRGVLILPVNTLMQRVCPHQFLQGHALVMKSGQKMSRDLLREQLDQAGYRHVDQVMEHGEYAIRGALLDLFPMGSEQPFRIDFFDDEIDSLRLFDVDSQRTLDEVEAINLLPAHEFPTDKQSIELFRSQWREHFDVLRDAGHIYQQVSKGSLPVGIEYWQPLFFSGDLQPLFDYLPANTLLLSSSDLQAGSERFWQDTEQRYENRKVDPLRPLLPPDRLWLRPDALMSTLKQWPLVRLSAATLTDKAANTNLDYSPLPEISLQAQAKSPLEALRKFTESFSGAIIFSAESQGRRERLQEQLSKVKIRPKEINRLADADKPGHYLMIGPAETGFIDHARQRAVITETDLLGERVVRRRQDNRKTINPDVLIRNLAELHPGQPVVYLEHGVGRYAGLTTLETGGVTAEYLMLTYAGDASLYVPVSSLHMISRYAGGADENAPLHRLGSDSWSRARQKAAEKVRDVAAELLDIYAQRAAKSGYAFKHNREMYQKFCDSFPYETTTDQAQAINAVLSDMCQPLAMDRLVCGDVGFGKTEVAMRAAFLAVENHKQVAVLVPTTLLAQQHFDNFRDRFADWPIRIEMLSRFRTTKEQTQILQQASEGKIDILIGTHKLLMSDLQWHDLGLLIVDEEHRFGVRHKERIKAMRADVDILTLTATPIPRTLNMAMSGMRDLSIIATPPARRLAVKTFVREYDELVVREAILREILRGGQVYYLYNDVENINKAAERLSALVPEARVGIGHGQMRERELERVMNDFHHQRFNVLVCTTIIETGIDIPSANTIIIERADHFGLAQLHQLRGRVGRSHHQAYAWLLTPHPKAMTSDAAKRLEAIASLEDLGAGFALATHDLEIRGAGELLGEDQSGQMETLGFTLYMELLENAVEALKAGREPSLEDLTSQQTEVELRMPALLPEDFIPDVNTRLSFYKRIASAASDSEIQDLKIELIDRFGLLPDPARNLLDIALLRQQAVTIGIRKIEASDKGGYIEFSEKNHVDPGWLIGLLQSAPQHWKLEGPVKLRFTFDLAERKQRMEWVTQLLQQMQEHRL
- the lolC gene encoding lipoprotein-releasing ABC transporter permease subunit LolC; this encodes MYQPVALFIGLRYMRGRASDRFGRFVSWLSAIGITLGVLALVTVLSVMNGFERQLEGNILGLMPQALITSDSGSINPQQIPASGLGLQGVSRIAPLTTADVVLQSASSVAVGVMLGINPDEQDPLLPYLVNGSASQLQPGSYHVILGEQLASQLGIHTGDTLRLMVPSISQFTPVGRVPSERIFTVVGTYAADSEVDSYQILVNQQDASRVMHYPLGNITGWRLWLNHPLDVDSLSQQTLAPGLQWKDWRERKGDLFQAVRMEKNMMGLLLSLIVAVAAFNIVTSLGLLIMEKQGEVAILQTQGLTRGQIMSVFMVQGASAGIAGALLGTLGGVLLASQLNHLLPVLGLFLDGAALPVDINPTQVVAIAVTAMIVALLATLYPSWRAAAVQPAEALRYE
- the lolD gene encoding lipoprotein-releasing ABC transporter ATP-binding protein LolD, which gives rise to MNNPLLLQCDQLCKRYQEGNLQTDVLRNVSFTLQPGEMTAIVGSSGSGKSTLLHLLGGLDSPTSGDVLFKGQSLNQMSSSAKAELRNRELGFIYQFHHLLPDFTALENVAMPLLIGKKNSSEALQRATEMLAAVGLEKRASHRPSELSGGERQRVAIARALVNRPSLVMADEPTGNLDARNADAIFQLLGELNQMQGTAFLVVTHDLALARRLNRQMEMRDGQLTAEVTLTGAM
- the lolE gene encoding lipoprotein-releasing ABC transporter permease subunit LolE yields the protein MIRPLSLQLALRFSRGRRRGGMVSLISVISTVGIALGVAVLIIGLSAMNGFERQLNERILSVVPHGEIEPVHQPFSQWQQLIAPIEQVPGIAAAAPYINFTGLVESASKLQALTVRGVDPQQEPRLSALPKFVQGNAWAGFSAGKQQIILGGGIANSLSVKAGDWITIMIPNSDGQNHLLQPKRIRLQVEGILQLSGMLDHSLALVPLADAQQYLDMGDSVTGIALKMNDPFQAVKVVRAAGEVTHSYVYIRNWISTYGYMYHDIQMIRAIMYLAMILVIGVACFNIVSTLVMAVKDKSSDIAVLRTLGAGDKLIRTVFVWYGLLAGMAGSILGVVAGVLGALNLTAIIRGLEKLTGHHFLSGDIYFIDFLPSELHWLDVWSVLVTAIVLTLLASWYPSRRASRIDPARVLSGQ